The following are from one region of the Streptomyces rubrogriseus genome:
- a CDS encoding DUF3097 domain-containing protein, with translation MRQYSADLTPPWKKPQPVPEVPADPGLVVEEPGTGFCGAVIRCEAGTVTLEDRFGKHRVFPLEPRGFLLEGRVVTLVRPASPSGPARSAPSRTASGSVAVPGARARVARAGRIYVEGRHDAELVEKVWGDDLRIEGVVVEYLGGVDDLPSIVADFAPGPDARLGVLVDHLVPGSKEWRIAEAVTSEHALVVGHPYIDIWEAVKPASVGIDAWPRVPRGQDWKTGVCRALGWPSENTGAVWQAILARVNSYRDLEPELLGRVEELIDFVTDGDEA, from the coding sequence ATGCGCCAGTACTCCGCCGACCTGACCCCTCCGTGGAAGAAGCCGCAGCCGGTTCCCGAGGTGCCCGCCGATCCCGGCCTGGTGGTCGAGGAGCCCGGCACCGGGTTCTGCGGCGCGGTGATCCGCTGCGAGGCGGGCACGGTGACCCTGGAGGACCGCTTCGGCAAGCACCGCGTCTTCCCGCTGGAACCGCGCGGCTTCCTCCTGGAGGGCCGCGTGGTGACGCTGGTCCGCCCGGCCTCCCCCTCCGGTCCCGCGCGGTCCGCCCCTTCCCGTACGGCGTCCGGTTCGGTCGCCGTCCCCGGCGCCCGCGCACGGGTGGCGCGCGCCGGGCGCATCTACGTCGAGGGGCGGCACGACGCCGAGCTGGTCGAGAAGGTCTGGGGCGACGACCTGCGCATCGAGGGGGTGGTGGTGGAGTACCTGGGCGGCGTGGACGACCTTCCGTCGATCGTCGCCGACTTCGCTCCCGGCCCCGACGCACGGCTGGGTGTCCTGGTGGACCACCTGGTGCCGGGTTCGAAGGAGTGGCGCATCGCGGAGGCGGTGACGAGCGAGCACGCGCTGGTCGTGGGCCACCCGTACATCGACATCTGGGAGGCGGTGAAGCCGGCATCGGTCGGCATCGACGCCTGGCCCCGGGTGCCTCGCGGTCAGGACTGGAAGACGGGAGTGTGCCGGGCGCTGGGGTGGCCGTCAGAGAACACGGGGGCGGTGTGGCAGGCGATCCTGGCCCGGGTGAACTCGTACAGGGACCTGGAGCCGGAGTTGCTGGGGCGGGTGGAGGAGCTGATCGATTTCGTTACGGACGGTGATGAGGCTTGA
- the hrcA gene encoding heat-inducible transcriptional repressor HrcA, which produces MLSERRLKVLRAIVQDYVGTEEPVGSKALTERHNLGVSPATVRNDMAALEDEGFIAQPHTSAGRIPTDKGYRLFVDKLAGVKPMTAPERRAIQNFLEGAVDLDDVVARTVRLLAQLTRQVAVVQYPSLTRSTVRHVELLSLAPARLMLVLITDTGRVEQRMVDCPAPFGEASLADLRARLNSRVAGRRFADVPALVEDLAEPFEAEDRGTVSTVLSTLLETLVEENEERLMIGGTANLTRFGHDFPLVIRPVLEALEEQVVLLKLLGEAKDPGVTVRIGHENAHEGLNSTSVVSVGYGSGGEAVAKLGVVGPTRMDYPGTMGAVRAVARYVGQILAES; this is translated from the coding sequence ATGCTCAGTGAACGCAGGCTGAAGGTGCTGCGCGCCATCGTCCAGGACTACGTCGGCACCGAGGAACCGGTCGGTTCCAAGGCCCTCACCGAGCGGCACAACCTCGGCGTCTCCCCGGCCACCGTGCGCAACGACATGGCGGCCCTGGAGGACGAGGGGTTCATCGCGCAGCCGCACACCAGCGCGGGGCGCATCCCGACCGACAAGGGCTACCGGCTCTTCGTCGACAAGCTGGCGGGCGTCAAGCCGATGACCGCGCCCGAGCGGCGTGCCATCCAGAACTTCCTGGAGGGCGCCGTCGACCTCGACGACGTCGTGGCCCGTACGGTGCGGCTGCTGGCGCAGCTCACCCGGCAGGTCGCCGTCGTGCAGTATCCGTCGCTGACGCGCTCGACCGTGCGGCACGTGGAGCTGCTCTCGCTCGCGCCCGCGCGCCTGATGCTCGTGCTGATCACGGACACCGGGCGGGTCGAGCAGCGGATGGTCGACTGCCCGGCGCCGTTCGGCGAGGCGTCGCTGGCCGATCTGCGGGCGCGGCTCAACAGCCGGGTCGCGGGGCGCCGTTTCGCCGACGTGCCGGCTCTGGTGGAAGATCTGGCGGAGCCCTTCGAGGCCGAGGATCGCGGTACGGTCTCCACCGTGCTCTCCACTCTCCTGGAGACGCTGGTGGAGGAGAACGAGGAGCGGCTGATGATCGGCGGCACCGCCAATCTGACCCGCTTCGGGCACGACTTCCCCTTGGTGATCCGGCCGGTGCTGGAAGCCCTTGAGGAGCAGGTCGTGCTCCTCAAGCTGCTCGGCGAGGCGAAGGATCCGGGCGTGACCGTACGGATCGGTCACGAGAACGCCCACGAGGGACTCAACTCAACGTCCGTCGTGTCGGTCGGCTACGGTTCGGGCGGCGAGGCGGTTGCCAAGCTCGGCGTGGTCGGACCGACCCGCATGGACTACCCGGGAACGATGGGAGCGGTACGCGCAGTGGCACGGTACGTCGGACAGATCCTGGCGGAGTCGTAG
- the hemW gene encoding radical SAM family heme chaperone HemW produces MPSALPDGEPVPADGALPASALAGAADRPLGFYLHVPYCATRCGYCDFNTYTATELRGTGGVLASRDNYADTLVDEVRLARKVLGDDPREVRTVFVGGGTPTLLAAGDLVRMLGAIRDEFGLAPDAEITTEANPESVDPAYLAALREGGFNRISFGMQSAKQHVLKILDRTHTPGRPEACVAEARAAGFDHVNLDLIYGTPGESDDDWRASLDAALGAGPDHVSAYALIVEEGTQLARRIRRGEVPMTDDDVHADRYLIAEEALSAAGYDWYEVSNWATSDAGRCLHNELYWRGADWWGAGPGAHSHVGGVRWWNVKHPGAYAGALAAGKSPGAGREILTDEDRRVERILLELRLREGVPLSLLREAGLAASRRAVSEGLLQEGPYEAGSAVLTLRGRLLADAVVRDLVD; encoded by the coding sequence ATGCCCTCCGCACTTCCCGACGGCGAGCCCGTCCCCGCCGACGGCGCCCTGCCCGCGTCCGCGCTCGCCGGGGCCGCCGACCGCCCCCTCGGCTTCTACCTGCACGTGCCGTACTGCGCGACCCGCTGCGGCTACTGCGACTTCAACACCTACACCGCCACCGAGCTGCGCGGCACCGGCGGCGTCCTCGCCTCCCGCGACAACTACGCCGACACCCTCGTCGACGAGGTCCGCCTGGCCCGCAAGGTGCTCGGCGACGACCCCCGCGAGGTCCGCACGGTCTTCGTCGGCGGCGGCACGCCCACCCTGCTGGCCGCCGGTGACCTGGTGCGGATGCTGGGCGCGATCCGCGACGAGTTCGGCCTGGCGCCGGACGCGGAGATCACCACGGAGGCCAACCCGGAGTCCGTCGACCCGGCGTATCTCGCCGCCCTCCGCGAGGGCGGCTTCAACCGGATCTCCTTCGGCATGCAGAGCGCGAAGCAGCACGTCCTGAAGATCCTGGACCGCACCCACACCCCGGGGCGCCCCGAGGCCTGTGTCGCCGAGGCCCGCGCGGCCGGCTTCGACCACGTCAACCTCGACCTGATCTACGGCACCCCCGGCGAGTCCGACGACGACTGGCGGGCCTCGCTGGACGCCGCGCTCGGTGCCGGACCCGACCACGTCTCGGCGTACGCCCTGATCGTCGAGGAGGGCACCCAGCTCGCCCGGCGGATCCGGCGCGGCGAGGTCCCGATGACCGACGACGACGTGCACGCCGACCGGTACCTGATCGCCGAGGAGGCATTGTCCGCGGCCGGTTACGACTGGTACGAGGTGTCCAACTGGGCCACTTCCGACGCGGGGCGCTGCCTGCACAACGAGCTGTACTGGCGGGGCGCCGACTGGTGGGGCGCGGGGCCGGGCGCGCACTCCCACGTGGGGGGCGTGCGGTGGTGGAACGTGAAGCACCCGGGGGCGTACGCGGGGGCGCTGGCGGCGGGCAAGTCGCCGGGCGCGGGGCGCGAGATCCTCACGGACGAGGACCGGCGCGTGGAGCGCATCCTGCTGGAGCTGCGCCTGCGGGAGGGCGTCCCGCTGTCGCTGCTGCGGGAGGCGGGGCTCGCGGCGTCGCGGCGGGCGGTGTCCGAGGGGCTGCTCCAGGAGGGGCCGTATGAGGCCGGGAGCGCGGTGCTGACGCTGCGCGGGCGGCTGCTGGCGGACGCGGTGGTGCGGGACCTGGTGGACTGA
- a CDS encoding Uma2 family endonuclease: protein MTAVDERGVAEFFAGFEPPEGLKVELLRGEIVMMASPDLVHNRIVTSLMDQIPRRRWERLQTQDVDVVDEASEPVPDLVVMEVGVGPDSGRLLPSQMITMVVEVVSKTSVDRDYGVKRLIYAAGEVPTYLIIDPVMAQCVLYSEPVGRGEGADYQVQRITQFGTPLPLEQLGVELDTTMFGTYKGVKPHHRP, encoded by the coding sequence ATGACAGCTGTGGACGAACGTGGAGTCGCGGAGTTCTTCGCGGGGTTCGAGCCACCCGAGGGGCTCAAGGTGGAGCTTCTCCGGGGAGAAATCGTGATGATGGCCAGCCCCGATCTGGTGCACAACCGGATCGTGACTTCGCTGATGGATCAGATTCCGCGCCGGCGGTGGGAACGGCTCCAGACCCAGGACGTCGACGTTGTCGACGAGGCCAGTGAGCCTGTACCCGACCTGGTGGTCATGGAAGTCGGCGTTGGCCCGGACTCAGGGCGTCTTCTGCCATCACAGATGATCACGATGGTCGTGGAAGTGGTCTCGAAGACCAGCGTCGACCGAGACTATGGCGTCAAACGCTTGATCTATGCTGCGGGTGAAGTGCCCACCTATCTGATCATCGACCCCGTCATGGCCCAGTGTGTTCTGTACTCGGAGCCGGTCGGGCGAGGTGAGGGGGCTGACTATCAGGTGCAGCGGATCACTCAGTTCGGGACACCGCTGCCGCTGGAACAGTTGGGCGTGGAGCTGGACACCACCATGTTCGGCACCTACAAGGGCGTCAAGCCTCATCACCGTCCGTAA
- a CDS encoding MBL fold metallo-hydrolase → MTVTWEELGWERLADGVGRCRLPDWDCTAGLVLGSDAALMVDAGSSLDEGARLREGARRLAGHRVTHLALTHPHFDHVFGAASFTGAEVYGAYGAAGTGALFAPGGQGRRALRADAVAEGLDARAALEAAEALSPVRHEVRGEQPLDLGGGRQVLLADVGPGHTGHDLAVLVPGSPDVLFCGDLVEESGEPQAGPDAVPSRWPAALDRLLELGGDDALYVPGHGAVVDAAFVRAQRDALAARFGVSR, encoded by the coding sequence GTGACGGTGACTTGGGAAGAGCTGGGCTGGGAGCGGCTGGCGGACGGGGTGGGGCGGTGCCGGCTGCCGGACTGGGACTGCACGGCGGGGCTGGTACTCGGCTCGGACGCGGCGCTGATGGTGGACGCGGGGTCGAGCCTGGACGAGGGCGCCCGGTTGCGCGAGGGGGCGCGGCGGCTCGCCGGCCACCGTGTGACACATCTCGCGCTGACCCACCCGCATTTCGACCACGTCTTCGGCGCGGCGTCGTTCACGGGCGCGGAGGTGTACGGCGCGTACGGCGCGGCGGGCACGGGCGCGCTGTTCGCGCCGGGCGGACAGGGGCGCCGGGCACTGCGCGCGGACGCGGTGGCGGAGGGGCTGGACGCCCGGGCGGCCCTGGAGGCGGCCGAGGCGCTCTCTCCCGTCCGGCACGAGGTCCGGGGCGAGCAGCCGCTCGACCTGGGCGGCGGACGGCAGGTCCTGCTGGCCGACGTGGGCCCGGGGCACACCGGGCACGACCTGGCGGTACTGGTGCCGGGCTCCCCGGACGTCCTGTTCTGCGGCGACCTGGTCGAGGAGTCCGGCGAGCCGCAGGCGGGCCCCGACGCCGTACCGTCGCGCTGGCCGGCCGCCCTGGACCGGCTGCTGGAGCTGGGCGGCGACGACGCACTGTACGTCCCCGGTCACGGAGCGGTGGTGGACGCGGCGTTCGTCCGGGCCCAACGGGACGCGCTGGCCGCCCGGTTCGGCGTGTCGCGTTGA
- a CDS encoding nitronate monooxygenase encodes MSSALTDLFPYPIVQAPMAGGVSVPRLAAAVSEAGGLGFLAAGYKTADGMYQEIKQLRGLTSRPFGVNLFLPQPETADPAAVDVYAHQLAGEAAWYETELGDPDCGRDDGYDTKVAVLLDNPVPVVSFHFGVPSREVVDSLHRVGTFALVGATTADEARAVEQSGADAVIAQGMEAGGHQGTHRDNPETGGAGTGLLSLVAQVREAVSLPIVAAGGIMRGGQIAAVLAAGASAAQLGTAFLATPESGAHDLHKQALTNPLFVRTELTRAFSGRPARALVNRFLREHGRYAPAAYPDVHHLTSPVRRAAAKTGDAQGMALWAGQGHRMARELPAGQLVEVLAAELADAGTALSGFSGYGTGGGAR; translated from the coding sequence ATGTCCTCCGCACTGACCGATCTCTTCCCCTACCCGATCGTGCAGGCGCCCATGGCGGGCGGCGTCTCCGTGCCGCGGCTCGCGGCCGCGGTGTCCGAGGCGGGCGGGCTGGGCTTCCTGGCCGCCGGGTACAAGACCGCGGACGGGATGTACCAGGAGATCAAACAGCTGAGGGGGCTCACGAGCCGTCCCTTCGGCGTCAACCTCTTCCTCCCGCAGCCGGAGACGGCCGATCCCGCCGCCGTCGACGTCTACGCCCACCAGCTGGCCGGCGAGGCCGCCTGGTACGAGACCGAGCTGGGCGACCCCGACTGCGGACGGGACGACGGCTACGACACCAAGGTCGCCGTCCTGCTGGACAACCCCGTGCCGGTGGTGTCGTTCCACTTCGGCGTGCCCAGCCGCGAGGTCGTCGACTCCCTGCACCGCGTGGGCACCTTCGCCCTGGTCGGCGCGACCACCGCGGACGAGGCCCGGGCCGTCGAGCAGTCCGGCGCCGACGCGGTGATCGCCCAGGGCATGGAGGCGGGCGGCCACCAGGGCACCCACCGGGACAACCCGGAGACCGGCGGCGCGGGGACCGGACTGCTGTCGCTGGTCGCCCAGGTCCGGGAGGCGGTGAGCCTGCCGATCGTGGCCGCCGGCGGCATCATGCGCGGCGGCCAGATCGCCGCGGTCCTCGCGGCCGGCGCGAGCGCGGCCCAGCTGGGCACCGCCTTCCTCGCCACCCCCGAGTCCGGCGCGCACGACCTGCACAAGCAGGCGCTGACCAACCCGCTCTTCGTCCGCACCGAACTCACCCGCGCCTTCTCCGGCCGCCCGGCCCGCGCCCTGGTCAACCGCTTCCTGCGCGAGCACGGCCGCTACGCCCCCGCCGCCTACCCCGACGTGCACCACCTCACCTCGCCGGTGCGCAGGGCGGCGGCGAAGACGGGCGACGCGCAGGGCATGGCGCTCTGGGCGGGACAGGGCCACCGGATGGCCCGGGAGCTGCCCGCGGGACAGCTGGTGGAGGTGCTGGCGGCCGAACTCGCCGACGCCGGGACAGCGTTGTCGGGGTTTTCGGGCTATGGGACGGGGGGCGGCGCCCGATGA
- the dnaJ gene encoding molecular chaperone DnaJ: protein MATDYYAVLGVRRDASQDEIKKAFRRLARELHPDVNPDPKTQERFKEINAAYEVLSDPQKKQVYDLGGDPLSQAAGGGAGGFGAGGFGNFSDIMDAFFGTASQRGPRSRTRRGQDAMIRIEVELDEAAFGTTKDIQVDTAVVCNTCNGEGAAPGTSAQTCDMCRGRGEVSQVTRSFLGQVMTSRPCPQCQGFGTVVPTPCPECAGDGRVRSRRTLTVKIPAGVDNGTRIQLAGEGEVGPGGGPAGDLYVEIHELPHSTFQRRGDDLHCTVTIPMTAAALGTKVPLETLDGMEEVDIRPGTQSGQSIPKHGRGVTHLRGGGRGDLIVHVEVTTPGKLDPEQERLLRELAKLRGEERPTGQFQPGQQGLFSRLKDAFNGR, encoded by the coding sequence GTGGCCACGGACTACTACGCCGTACTCGGCGTGCGCCGCGACGCCTCCCAGGACGAGATCAAGAAGGCGTTCCGGAGGCTCGCGCGCGAGCTGCATCCGGACGTCAACCCCGATCCGAAGACCCAGGAGCGGTTCAAGGAGATCAACGCCGCCTACGAGGTGTTGTCGGACCCGCAGAAGAAGCAGGTCTACGACCTCGGGGGCGACCCCCTCTCGCAGGCCGCCGGCGGTGGCGCGGGCGGCTTCGGCGCGGGTGGCTTCGGGAACTTCTCGGACATCATGGACGCGTTCTTCGGCACGGCGTCGCAGCGCGGGCCGCGCTCGCGCACCCGCCGCGGCCAGGACGCGATGATCCGCATCGAGGTCGAGCTGGACGAGGCCGCCTTCGGTACGACCAAGGACATCCAGGTCGACACCGCGGTCGTCTGCAACACCTGCAACGGCGAGGGCGCGGCCCCGGGCACCAGTGCCCAGACCTGTGACATGTGCCGCGGCCGCGGCGAGGTCTCGCAGGTCACCCGGTCCTTCCTGGGCCAGGTCATGACCTCGCGTCCCTGCCCCCAGTGCCAGGGCTTCGGCACCGTGGTCCCGACCCCGTGCCCCGAGTGCGCGGGCGACGGCCGGGTCCGCTCCCGGCGCACCCTGACGGTGAAGATCCCGGCCGGTGTCGACAACGGCACCCGGATCCAGCTCGCGGGCGAGGGCGAGGTCGGCCCCGGCGGCGGCCCCGCCGGCGACCTGTACGTCGAGATCCACGAGCTGCCGCACTCCACCTTCCAGCGGCGCGGCGACGACCTGCACTGCACGGTCACCATCCCGATGACGGCGGCGGCCCTCGGCACCAAGGTGCCGCTGGAGACCCTCGACGGCATGGAGGAGGTCGACATCCGCCCGGGCACCCAGTCCGGCCAGTCGATCCCGAAGCACGGCCGGGGCGTCACCCACCTGCGCGGCGGCGGCCGCGGCGACCTCATCGTGCACGTCGAGGTCACCACCCCGGGCAAGCTCGACCCCGAACAGGAACGCCTCCTGCGCGAGCTGGCCAAGCTCCGCGGCGAGGAACGCCCGACGGGGCAGTTCCAGCCCGGGCAGCAAGGGCTGTTCTCGCGGTTGAAGGACGCGTTCAACGGGCGCTGA